The Camelus dromedarius isolate mCamDro1 chromosome 8, mCamDro1.pat, whole genome shotgun sequence DNA segment CTTCTTGAGCCCCATCTTCTCACCCATTTGTGTTCACGATACACATTCTTACGTGCGCCTGCCTCACACACCCTGACATTTTCTACGTTCAGAGGGACACATACGCACCGTCACACTCTGTAAACACTTTGTCACATCTTCACAGTCATAACAAAAGTTTCCCCTAATAGCTCTAACTCACACACACTGACCAAGACCTCAGATACAACTCCGGACTGAGCTACCAGGCTCACAAACacaatccctctctctctctccctccctctctctctctctctgtcgcgcgcgcgcacacacacacacacaaacacacaggctCACGATACTACTCAAGGTTTCACCGATAATCTCTCACATACTGACAGTCACTGTGTTCCACAGGCACTCTGACAAACACCCACCGCCGCTCCCTCGCGCTCCCCTCCTCACCCGATGCTGGTATAGGCAGACGTTCCCGAAGCCGCCTGTACCCAGTCGCTCTCGCATCTCCCAGGGCCCGCCCGCGCCCGGCCGCAGCCCCGGGGGCCGCTCCATGGGGCGGGAGGGAAAGCGACCTCGGGTTCCGCCACTGTTCCGAGGCCGGTTCCGGGCCACCGAGGCTCGCGCGTCTTTCTTCTCGCGAGAGGTATGCATCACTTCCGGTAACTGCGGCAGGAAAAGCCCCGCCCAACTCCTCCCCGCAGGGCGCGAGAGTCTAGCGGGCGAAAGGGTCCGGAGAGGAGGTGGGCGCCTTCTGTTCCTTTTCTAAGTTTCCTGGGCATTCTCCTGACTGAGAGAACTCAGATGTGTTTTTCTAGCCTTCAAAAATTTGAGCTCTCTCCAGACCCTATCTTCCCTTCAAATCACTTTCCAAACTAGTCTCGCCCGTATCAGTCTTTTCTAAACTTAACGCCTTCTCCACCCCTATCTACACTTCACCTTTCTTCAGACCTTTGCCATCTAtcctccagccccaccacctGCTGAGTTGGTACTGGTAAATGATTTAAACTTTGCAGaatccaaaaaactagaaataatcctGCGCTAACAGGCACCCTGATGCCTTAGGCTTCatagttcacttttttttccttaaatgattAATCATCATCCACAGTCAGGCTCAGCATTTCTTTTGCTTGACTTCCTATACACCTGTTCCAGGATCTCCCCTGTAATCCCAAAATACTTAAGGATGTGACGCTGTTCCCGAGGAAAGTATGCTCCTCCTGACTCAGGGAGTTTTTCCCTAAATGCCTCACGGAGCTTGCATACCTCCAGTTAGTTTTGCCAGCGCGGTAGTTCCTCATTGTGGGGATTGTTTCCGATGCAGCGCTGCAGAGTTGGTACAACAAGAAGGGCTTCTGAGTGGTGCCTTAGAATAGGAGAACTAGGTCCCTGTTTTGAGTCGGTCGTAAGCTTCACAGAACTTGGGGATCTCATCACTTCAAGTATAACATCAGCATAGAATCAAATTCTGTAAAGAAATGTGTCCTTTGCATGGTCATTTGAGCCTCCTTTGAGATTATGTGCACTTGGACCATAATTTGTGCCACCTGGCCTTTGAGATACTTAGAATTCCAGCTAACACTTAGTGACACATGATTTTGCCACACAGATGTAACATATTGAGACTTCTAAAGGTGGATAACACATGCGCACCATAGCAGTGTTGTTGGCTACTTTGAAAGCACTGAGTGTTAACTTTGGCAGAGCAAATGTGTTGTCACCAGAATCCCTGAATATTGCAAGCAGAATGTTGAACACTGTATGACACAAACCGCATCATGTTGTAGGTCATTGGTATCACAGCAGTGGGAGGTATCAGAGATTCTTGTTCCCCATATGTGCTTGGTAGCCATGGAGCTGGAGCATCAGAATTGGATGTGATGACAACTCTAAGAGCATGTCCCTTATAACTAGGCAGATTGCACAGATAATTGTGGCATAGGTTGTTCTAATAGCACGAAGCCCTCGTTTGCTGGGTGTACAACACCTGATGATCCTCGGAACCCTGTCTGGACTCAAAACCTCAGACAGCTCAGATTTTTGCCTCCAGAGCAAAAAACTATTTTAGtcatgaaaattagaaataaatagtatcacatttttattatgttaCCTTCCCCAAACCACTTTGCTTAATCTTTCTAGACACCAAATATCATCAACCCAGATCTCCATGAATTTATAACTATCAAACAGCAACTAATATTCAGTACCTAAGTAGaactcatctttttaaaaatctgctccCTTTCTTTCCAACTAGAATGTAAAttctgtgaaaaagaatatgaaaacgaatatatgtatgtatatgcatgactgggacattgtactgtataccagaaattgacacagtgtaaccaactatacttcagttaaaaaaaaaaaagaatgtaaattctAGGACAATAGGGATAATGTTGGGACATGGCTATACTCCCAGAGCCTAGAAAAATGCATGCACACAGGagttaaatatttgctgaaggacTGAGTGAGCTCTTTTATATCAGTAAGATGAATGCTATGAGAGAAAAACGACAAAGGCTGTGGGTCCCTTCTCCATCCTGGGTGCTGAGAGAGAAGCTACCTGTAAGATCCTGGGATAACAGCTGGGCCTAAAGCCCTGGCCCCTCCTACTATTACCACACACTACTTCATTTCAATGGTTATAGGTAACATGAACACAAGATACTTCCCAACCCTGAAAAAGCAagcatttggattttatttgatagtttaaatgtttttgaaaatgttcataaaCACAAGCGGTACTTGGAGCTGGATGACAGACATGCTTTTAACATAAGATCTTCATCCTAGAATGagactttttcaaaaaatattcaatCTTAGGCCTCTTGCTGCAGGCAGGTTCCATGGGAATACACAAAAAAGAGGCAGGGTAACAGTCCCCACGGGAGActgcaatttcttaaaaaacaggCTGCTATTACTTCCTGTGAAGTTCATATAGTGCTTTTCCCTTTGCTTAGTCATCCAGAGTGAAGTCAAAGGGCTCAAAGTCTTTCCGGAAGCGGTGAGCCagggtctcctcctcttccttgctGCTCTGACACTGCCTCCAGTCAGACTTGTCAGGAATATTAAGAATGGCTTCACTGGCCAGAACCTCCCTGCAGAAAGAACACAAAGAAGTCAAAACAAACAGTGTCAGCCCCAAACCCCCTCCTTCCATTATTCCCCTCCAGCCAGAGAGCTCTCCTCAGCATCACCCAAAGAAGGTATGCAAATTCCTCTGACTTTGCTCATACCATTTTCTCTGCCCTGAATGCCATCTCTGCCATTCTATCAAAATCACACCTGTTTTAAGTGACCAGCTCAGGTCTTACTCTTCTCTAACCCCTCAAGTCCCATTTACTTCTCAGAACAGCTTGGAACTACATTGTTGGTACCTAGAGAAGCAACATGACACAGTAGAAAGTGGTCAGGCCTTGGTATCAGAAAGATCAGACACTGGATTCCATTCCTAGCTTTGCCACGTGCTGTCTATGACTTGAACAGATTACTTCGTCTCTGTGTTTTGATTTCCTCACCTATGAAATGCAAAATAAGGGTTTTCTGATATATGGAGGTAACACAAAGCACCAAACTAGCTGTGATTACACCCTGCCTTAAACTCTTGTTTTGTCATCTCACTTAGGCCAGGAGTTTGCTGAGGGCATGGTCAAAAGTCAGGCACCTGGTATCAACTCACTTTGACTTTCTGCCTCTCCTCCTAGCACACTTGGGCCTACAGAGGCACAACAGCACAGGCTCCATGGCAACAAACAACCACACACACAAGCTACCTCCTAAATGCCACCGCtttccattttacttattttgataGATTAGAAATAACTCTatttgtacacatatatattgttCACTTTCCACTTTGAAGCTACAGTAAACAGGTCGAAAACAAATTACATGAAACTTCTAAAAGTCAAAGGACCTAAGCTCAAGTTCTAGTTCCCTGGGCAGACTGTGAGCCTAcctcttcacctgtaaaatgaagatagaaCCAACCCTCTCatatagcaggaaaaaaagatgttttctcAAATATTCTGTTAACTATGAAATGCTATGTAACTATAAGtcactattttgaaaaatactcaaTGTTGAAAATATAATCAACTATCAAGAGCACAAAATCCTTTAAAGAATCTCTCTTGTGTGAGCTTATGTGCCTGTGCATGTCTGCAGTCATGTGTCCATGTCATCAGTGTCCACAACTGTGCCTGTAGCTGAAACAGCAACACAAAGATAATGTCAGATGTCTGAAGCTCCTGACACACTTGTTCTCATTTATtaattatctttttgaaaatgtaGACTACATTTTCTGGACATATCCAATAGTGGCAATCTCTTGGGGGCTTTCCATATTGGTCCGAAAGGGTTCAAAGTTGACTCCAAGCTCAGTTCtaactagggggaaaaaactgcTGCAAATCACAGACACCAGCATCAGATAATCTATTCTGCATATTTTCAGCTCCCCTCCATACTCTTTCTCTTCTTGTCAGCAAATTCCTGCCTTCAGTCTTTGCCTAATTTATACCACTCCCTGTACGGTTTTGCATCATGTTCTGCATGATATGAGGAGCAGAAATTTCTGAAGCCTCATCCAGACTTCTAGGACACTACAGAGTAATGAGGTTAAGACCTCACATTTTGGGGTCCAGCAGGTCAGGTCATTGTGTGACCATGGACAAGCTCCTTAACCACTCTAGAGCCATGCTGTCCACTATAGAAGCCACTAGCCAGACACAGGTATTTAAATTTAATCCTATCTAATtgcaattaagttaaaaattgaTATCCTCAGCcacattagccacatttcaagtgctcactaGTCATTACTGATATAGCTATGATTACTGTTTGGACAGTGTAGATTCACAGAACATGCCCATCATTGTGGAAAGTTCTATTGGGCACTGCTCCAGAGCCTCATTCTCCACACTGGTAAATTGGGCTGACAGTACCTACCCTATAGAGTTGGTAAGATTAAATGAAGCAATGCATGGAAAGTTCTTGGCACTGTGTCTAGCACAGAGCATACGTTTATTAATGGTAGCATATTCCTCCCTTAGGCTAGAATGCTCACATGCCAACGCTTACCCTCTAAATCTATCTCTCAGGCTCCACTTCAGCCCTGTCATGACGCCTTCCACCAAGCAGAAATGAGCTTTCCCTTCTCTGAATGTCTAAAGTACATCATTCCTCAAAACTTTCTTATGGTATTTTCTACATTCTGCATTACATTATTGTCATATACATAAATACCTGACTTGCCCTAAGACTCCTGGTTCCTTGCGGCAAGGATTGTTTCTTGTTTGGCTTTTTATTCAATTGGCCATGCAGCCCACTACTTGGTTCAGAGTAGGTCTAgcgaaaacacatttaaaataagaaaaatatacaaacctTCCAAACTGCAAAGggaaattctttttaattctatGGAAAAGTTTCTCTCCTGTGTCTAGTTCAACATAAAAATATGCTGCTCCTGGCTGTGCAATCTAAAGTAAACAGAGTAGTATGAGGACATGCaatttgtgctttaaaaatcGAAAATCCTAGCTCATCTCTTAAAAGCTTTAATCTGGCAAGGAATTCAATTTAGAAGTATAAGAAAAAGGATTTGAGCAGATACGGATCCCAAGACACTAAATGGAACAAGAGTATAAAAGGCCAAAATGGCAGCTATTATAAAGATCCCCCCAGTGGCACCCACCTTTCTAAGTTCCTGTCTCAGGAAATTTCTAACTTCTTGTTCTTCCCAGGAAAGCACTGAGGCATTGTTATAATGCCATCTTTGTCTGCAGTCTAATCAACACCCTGTGCTCTAGTACCCGGCTGTCACCTGcctatttaacattttttgaatgcCTTGATAGTACCTCAGGCTCAACATGTCAGAAATCAGGTCTTTACTTCTCTCTGAATACCACCTTCCCCTCCTGTTTTACCTGCTTGATGTCAGAGTGCTCTGGGATTTCCAACAGCTCTATCTGTTGCTCCTGTGCCTGAGTAATGAAGGCATCTTTAATGTCATCAGTAGTGCAGCGGCTGAGTGGTACAGGAACGACCTTGGGGGGTTGCAGGGGGATAGGAGAAATTCTTTGAGCAGGTCCCAGAGAGGTAATGCCTTCTGCACAGTCCCTGAGAAGTAGCAAATCCATCACAGGGGTGGGGAAACACCCCTCAGCCAAGATTTCTCCTCAGGCCAGACAGGTCTACATCAGCCTGCCTTTAAGGACTTAAACTTATGAGATTGCCTGCCACATGTGGGAGCCTATCTGTGATACGGGAAAGGCTAGGAAGAGATCTCTCTGTCATCAAGCCTTTGCCAGCTCCTATATGATATATGTGGCAGAGTCAGGCCCATCTGAAAACTTAACAAATGTGCCAGAAAGAAAACTACCACAACTACAAATTATCCATAACAATCTGAATTTCTGAGCTGTGAGCCCTTTGCAGGCTCTGAGACTATTTCCTACCTCTGAGCTGTCATTCATGCTGGGCTGCACACAAAACACCCACTCTCTTCCAAGCTCTACCTATCAAGGCCCAAATCTTTCTTGGAACTTTCCTCAACTACCCACTCCCTTTCTCATAAGGCACTTACTGTCTGTGCTGTTTGCTTGTATTGACCGTTCACTTCCCTGTGAAATCTCTGGAGTTATCACCAGAGACTCTTTAACCTTTTAAATgaacattatatattaatataaagattcatattaaatatttaaatacttaatcTTATATTAGAATCAGGTATTTaagcattaattaaaaataagaattaaattaacatttcttaaatatttatcaatatcCAGGTCCCCATACAGCCCTTCCAAGTTCCTAGGCAGAGACCACCTACCTGTAGCTGGAGGTGATGGCTCTTAAAATTTCTCTCAAATAGAACACAGCATTTCCCTCGACTCTTAAAGAACCGCCTCAGTGTAGCCTTATACTTCTCCACCTCTTCCACCACCTCTGCTGAAAGCTCCACCACTGACTGGTAGTGTCCAATGGGCAGGATGAGGACATGATCATCAGATAAGCCTCCTTTGGCCAGGGCAAGGTAGCACTGAAGAGGAAGCACACAGAAGCGAGACGTCAATACCACACGTGTGATTCTCCAGAGAGAAAAGCCTTTACAAATAGTGAGCccgagggtgtggaaaaaagtaGTCAAGAGGCTATCAATAGAAATTCTCCACTTGTAAAATCTGATTTTAGAGGTAATAACACCAATTTTCTCAAGTACCTGCTGAAGAACAAGATTAGATACAACAAATTTCTCTGCAAGTATCCAATAAGCTGGGAACAAATGAACAGCATATAGATAGGCTTTTGGCAACAAACACACCAGAGCCGAAGGAGGTGGAAATAAACAGTTCATTTTCCCCTTCCAGGCTCCaaacttgaaaacaaattttttcagTTACTGTCACCTTCAGCCACAGAAAGACATCATTTCTGACTTCAAAATGACCACCTTCCCTTCAGTGGCATCTAATCCCACCCCTAACTACAACCCCTGGGCTCACGAAAAAGGCTAAGATGATGTGATTAGCATCCAATGTCCCTACAGCCTTAAGTTGCTGACTAACCTCTACAAAATGAAAGCACATATAATCTAatggggtgggaggaagaaggagaaaccTCAAACTCAGGTATACCAAAGAAAACTATGCTTCCCTACAATGGATGTCGGCAGCTAAATAGCAGCTAAAAATATTTCTGCCAAAACCTAAACGTGCAAGACTGCTCTACTACTCGGACTTTCTTTGAAGGAAGACACTGAGTGAGTAGAGAAAGGGCCAGTGAATATTGATGCAGGCAAATGAAGGTACTagagctttagaaaaaaaatccaaatgataGCTTTAGAGTGGTGGGTTTGAAGTCAAGGCTGAAGGAAagagtcatttatttttcatgcacACTGAGAAAGTTCAATAGAGTTACAGGATAGGTATCAGAAACTAAAGCATGATCATCTATGATCTACTTGGCAGAAGACTGAACACATGTAGCTGTGTTCAGAGTTAATTTCCCAAAAGACAAAAGTTTATCAAAACCTCATAagcactaaaatatttttaaaatttttaaaataaccatttttcactgtgtttgttttaaaaggtTACTCTAGAAGCCTGAGTTTTCTAGCCTTTCCTTTATGTCAGGGAGGTTACCATCATAGTTTTTATATTGTGATGTGCATCGAGGCTACTGAAGAAGGTTCCTGGTCTAGACTAAGTAGCACCCCT contains these protein-coding regions:
- the CWF19L1 gene encoding CWF19-like protein 1 isoform X4, which encodes MKREYTRKYLYAFSIVPMKLMDAAELVKQPPDVTENPYRKSGKEASVGKQIPAPEEESACQYFFDLNEKQGRKRSSSGRESKSSPHPKQPRKPPQPPGPCWFCLASPEVEKHLVVNIGTHCYLALAKGGLSDDHVLILPIGHYQSVVELSAEVVEEVEKYKATLRRFFKSRGKCCVLFERNFKSHHLQLQVVPVPLSRCTTDDIKDAFITQAQEQQIELLEIPEHSDIKQIAQPGAAYFYVELDTGEKLFHRIKKNFPLQFGREVLASEAILNIPDKSDWRQCQSSKEEEETLAHRFRKDFEPFDFTLDD